The following is a genomic window from Solanum stenotomum isolate F172 unplaced genomic scaffold, ASM1918654v1 scaffold33130, whole genome shotgun sequence.
TTACAagcaaaagagagagagagagcaatCGCTGATCCCAGGATGGACACAATTGATGCACATTTTCAGGTACTTTCTTGCAAGAACTCTGGTGTAAGCATTAAGTGATAGTTTTGATATGCTATATGCTGGTAGCATCATCTGCCAACCGTTCACCTCGAGAGAGTCTTGTTTCAGATCATGCAAAAAGTTCTGCAGAATCTCGTCAATTTTATCTTCTGTCAGGTTTTCAATATCTCCAAGCTCCTTTCTCCTCTCCTCGTTTGGCATTCGCTGTGTGAGAGaaagaaatcaacaagaaaTATGAAATGTTCAGAAACAACGAGAATGATCGTCTTACTTACGTTTAAAGCTCCTCTACGGGA
Proteins encoded in this region:
- the LOC125852252 gene encoding salutaridine reductase-like — protein: MKTTYESAKLCLDTNYHGVENVTEVLLPLLQNSPSPRIVNVSSRRGALNRMPNEERRKELGDIENLTEDKIDEILQNFLHDLKQDSLEVNGWQMMLPAYSISKLSLNAYTRVLARKYLKMCINCVHPGISDCSLSLFCL